In a single window of the Chondrocystis sp. NIES-4102 genome:
- a CDS encoding dynamin, which produces MNSFIIDQELVKYQSDLDNVLNHLQSLATDINNQQLELTIRNLRLNINEPFLFVVVGEVKAGKSSFVNALLQADICKTAADPCTDVIQQIIYSENQFEQPVNQYLRKIGLPNEILKTLSVVDTPGTNTIVANHQEITKDFIPNSDLIFFVFFAKNPYTRSAWELLDYVNNEWRKKVVFVLQQADLTKPEELAKNKEKLRELAIEKGIQDPMVFATSAELEVNGDLDHSGFATVRNYIQQTLKDGGTKQLKLQGVAKTTDQIIDLLRKDLFSIQQQLIKDQATVRKIKAKLQQNKRQSGFELESLINRLLAKYDTITTRVKEDFREQLSLFTLVKGSFAVLFRTSKSVPTWMDELKHNCEVQLKTSLGEISQDGIKHFVSGIRTLLQSLVDDLQDIKVNHVTTNTITIDTLESRQEIVEEVQQKVAGLLDDKTFLHSIESVNASVAPRFLGGSAATVAGTAIAALTEIVLLDIIGTAFAGVGILFAGGTLILKKRKIIRQFEDKLDQEKARFEAELSAKLHSKLDIIYEEIERNFLNIYDYVEEQEQKILPLVDKFKQIEQNANQVFTLVNADLKPV; this is translated from the coding sequence ATGAATAGTTTTATTATTGATCAGGAATTGGTTAAATATCAATCTGATTTGGATAATGTTTTAAATCATTTACAAAGTTTGGCAACAGATATTAATAATCAACAATTAGAATTAACTATTCGTAATCTACGTCTTAATATCAATGAGCCATTTCTCTTTGTAGTAGTAGGGGAAGTTAAGGCAGGCAAAAGTAGTTTTGTAAATGCCCTATTGCAAGCAGATATTTGTAAAACCGCAGCCGATCCTTGTACTGATGTAATTCAACAGATTATTTACAGTGAAAATCAATTTGAGCAGCCTGTAAATCAGTATCTACGTAAAATTGGTTTACCAAATGAAATTTTAAAAACCTTATCAGTAGTTGATACTCCTGGGACAAATACTATTGTTGCTAATCATCAGGAAATTACTAAAGATTTTATTCCCAATAGTGATTTAATTTTCTTTGTTTTCTTTGCCAAAAATCCCTATACTCGTAGTGCTTGGGAACTATTAGATTATGTTAATAATGAATGGCGTAAAAAGGTGGTATTTGTTTTACAACAAGCAGATCTAACCAAACCAGAAGAATTAGCCAAAAATAAAGAGAAACTAAGGGAATTAGCCATTGAAAAAGGTATACAAGATCCGATGGTTTTTGCTACTTCGGCAGAATTAGAAGTTAATGGAGACTTGGATCATAGTGGTTTTGCTACTGTGCGTAATTACATTCAGCAAACACTTAAAGATGGGGGGACGAAACAATTAAAACTGCAAGGAGTAGCTAAAACTACAGATCAAATTATTGATTTATTGAGAAAAGATTTGTTTTCCATTCAACAGCAATTAATTAAAGATCAGGCAACAGTTAGAAAAATAAAAGCAAAACTACAACAAAATAAACGCCAGTCTGGATTTGAATTGGAGTCTTTAATCAATAGATTGCTCGCTAAATATGACACAATTACTACTAGAGTTAAAGAAGATTTTCGGGAACAATTATCTTTATTTACCCTAGTCAAAGGTTCATTTGCTGTCTTATTTCGCACCAGTAAATCAGTGCCTACTTGGATGGATGAATTAAAACACAATTGTGAAGTCCAATTAAAAACATCTTTAGGGGAAATATCACAAGACGGCATCAAACATTTTGTCAGTGGTATTAGAACTTTATTGCAAAGTTTGGTAGATGATTTACAGGATATTAAAGTTAATCACGTCACCACCAATACAATTACAATTGATACTCTAGAAAGTCGCCAAGAAATAGTTGAAGAAGTACAGCAAAAAGTAGCTGGTTTACTAGATGATAAAACCTTTTTACATTCCATTGAATCAGTAAATGCCAGTGTTGCGCCAAGATTTTTAGGAGGTAGTGCAGCAACTGTTGCAGGTACAGCGATCGCAGCTTTAACAGAGATAGTTTTATTAGATATTATTGGTACTGCTTTTGCAGGAGTTGGTATCTTATTTGCGGGTGGCACATTAATTCTAAAAAAACGTAAAATTATTCGTCAGTTTGAAGATAAACTAGACCAAGAAAAGGCGCGTTTTGAAGCGGAATTATCAGCAAAATTGCATTCTAAATTAGATATTATCTACGAAGAAATAGAGCGTAATTTCCTTAATATCTATGATTACGTAGAAGAACAAGAACAAAAAATTCTACCTTTAGTTGATAAATTCAAACAAATAGAGCAAAATGCTAATCAAGTATTTACTCTAGTTAATGCCGATCTCAAACCTGTTTAA
- the stpA gene encoding glucosylglycerolphosphate phosphatase: protein MNINSTPLQAHSLCLDHRSLSQMLIEHENILIIQDLDGVCMGLVKDPLTRVMDINYLTAAKSLGNHFYVLTNGEHIGKRGVNGIVERAFADDLRVKEEGLYLQGLAAGGVQWQDCYGNVTHPGVSAAELDFLATVPQEVIVCLKTLGEQLKYGLNQTQLEVCIEAAVLDNFVSPTVNLNVFYEMFRDFPQLYADLQQEMELLMTRLLQGSQVQGLVDSFFVHYAPNLGRDDQGKEIMQPAKGVDPGTTDFQFMLQGAIKEVGVVVILNHYYFWQTGNYPLGRDFNARQAPRQAEELVKLVEDNFDASLMPTIVGVGDTVTSKGVDHQGKLEFKRGGSDRGFLELIQTLGKRFNTGNITIYVDSSGGEVKNRQPLKLDKTNPQQVKVIHGPGDYRDDGDPLTLNFVFPGGHREYIDFFCFVAQQRQF from the coding sequence ATGAATATCAATTCTACTCCCCTTCAGGCACACTCGCTTTGTCTTGATCATCGTAGTTTGAGCCAGATGTTAATTGAACATGAGAATATTTTAATTATTCAAGATCTAGATGGTGTCTGTATGGGTTTAGTAAAAGATCCTCTCACTAGAGTGATGGATATTAATTATTTAACCGCAGCTAAATCTTTGGGTAATCACTTTTATGTTTTAACTAATGGCGAACATATTGGCAAACGGGGAGTAAACGGCATTGTTGAGAGGGCTTTTGCCGATGATCTTAGAGTCAAGGAAGAAGGTTTATATTTACAGGGTTTGGCTGCGGGGGGGGTACAATGGCAAGATTGTTATGGTAATGTTACTCATCCTGGGGTAAGTGCAGCAGAATTGGACTTTTTGGCAACAGTCCCCCAAGAGGTTATTGTTTGTCTTAAAACATTGGGTGAACAACTTAAATATGGCTTAAATCAAACGCAGTTGGAAGTATGTATTGAAGCAGCCGTTTTGGATAATTTTGTTTCCCCTACAGTTAATTTAAATGTTTTTTATGAAATGTTTCGCGACTTTCCTCAATTGTATGCGGACTTGCAGCAGGAGATGGAATTGTTGATGACTCGCTTATTGCAAGGATCACAGGTACAAGGTTTGGTTGATTCTTTTTTTGTTCACTATGCCCCGAATTTGGGCAGGGATGATCAGGGAAAGGAAATTATGCAGCCAGCCAAAGGTGTTGATCCAGGCACAACTGACTTTCAATTTATGCTACAAGGCGCAATTAAGGAAGTGGGAGTAGTGGTTATTCTTAATCATTATTATTTTTGGCAAACGGGTAATTATCCTTTGGGACGCGATTTTAATGCCCGACAAGCACCCAGACAAGCAGAAGAGTTAGTGAAACTGGTTGAGGATAATTTTGATGCTTCCCTCATGCCTACTATTGTTGGTGTTGGCGATACTGTCACTAGTAAGGGAGTTGATCATCAAGGCAAATTAGAATTTAAACGCGGTGGTAGCGATCGCGGATTTTTGGAGTTGATTCAAACCCTCGGTAAACGGTTTAATACTGGTAATATTACTATTTATGTTGATAGTAGTGGCGGTGAGGTTAAAAATCGTCAACCTTTGAAGTTAGATAAAACTAACCCCCAGCAAGTAAAGGTTATCCACGGCCCAGGTGACTATCGCGATGATGGTGATCCTTTAACTTTAAATTTTGTTTTCCCTGGAGGACACCGAGAGTATATTGATTTTTTCTGTTTTGTGGCGCAACAAAGACAATTTTAA
- a CDS encoding aminotransferase class I and II: MSDRISFIRSDLAQLAAYTAHPGGENPGCVDRLDTNESPLDLPAEIKSKLAWAYQQEIEANRYPDGSHHDLKSAIADYVQETANSPLNLSTANISVGNGSDELIRSLLIATCLGGCGSILVATPTFSMYGILAQTLGIPVVSLTREVDSFALNIATAIQAIETTSNPPIRVVFMVHPNSPTANCLTDKELDWLRNLPENVLVVIDEAYFEFSQISVVDELSQHPNWVILRTFSKAFRLAAHRVGYAIASTDLIAVLEKVRLPYNLPSFSQVAAKTVLQQRQLLLPEVAETIQERKRVLSVLQADDNLQVWSSMANFVYLRPQVNSEDDYESVLFNITQQLKSQGTLIRHTGGGLRITIGTPAENDRTLERLKQIIGD, encoded by the coding sequence ATGAGCGATCGCATTTCTTTTATCCGTTCTGATTTAGCCCAATTAGCTGCTTATACTGCTCACCCAGGCGGGGAAAACCCAGGGTGTGTTGATCGCCTTGATACTAATGAAAGTCCTTTAGATTTGCCAGCAGAAATTAAATCTAAATTGGCATGGGCATATCAACAAGAAATAGAAGCTAACCGTTATCCCGATGGTAGTCATCATGACTTAAAAAGCGCGATCGCTGATTATGTTCAAGAAACCGCCAATTCTCCCCTTAATCTCTCTACTGCTAATATCTCCGTCGGTAATGGTTCAGATGAACTAATTCGTTCATTGTTAATTGCTACTTGTTTAGGGGGATGCGGATCTATTTTAGTCGCAACTCCCACTTTTTCGATGTACGGTATTTTAGCTCAAACATTGGGCATTCCTGTAGTTAGTTTGACTAGAGAAGTTGATAGTTTTGCATTAAATATTGCAACAGCTATTCAAGCGATCGAGACAACCAGTAACCCTCCCATTCGGGTAGTCTTTATGGTGCATCCTAACTCCCCTACTGCTAATTGTCTCACAGATAAAGAACTAGATTGGTTAAGAAATCTACCTGAAAATGTTTTAGTAGTAATTGATGAAGCTTATTTTGAGTTTAGTCAGATATCGGTGGTTGATGAATTATCCCAGCACCCCAACTGGGTTATCCTACGTACATTTTCTAAAGCTTTTCGTTTAGCTGCTCATCGAGTTGGATACGCGATCGCCTCTACGGATTTAATTGCTGTGTTGGAAAAAGTACGTTTACCTTATAATTTGCCTAGTTTTTCCCAGGTAGCAGCTAAAACTGTTTTGCAGCAACGTCAATTGCTATTACCCGAAGTTGCTGAAACTATACAAGAAAGAAAGCGCGTTTTGTCGGTTTTACAAGCAGATGATAACTTGCAAGTATGGTCTAGTATGGCAAATTTTGTCTATCTTCGTCCCCAAGTTAATAGCGAAGATGATTATGAAAGTGTCCTTTTTAATATTACTCAACAGCTTAAATCTCAAGGTACATTAATTCGTCATACTGGTGGAGGTTTGCGTATTACAATAGGCACTCCCGCAGAAAACGATCGCACTCTAGAGCGACTAAAACAGATTATCGGTGATTAA